Proteins from one Mycobacterium sp. EPa45 genomic window:
- a CDS encoding heavy-metal-associated domain-containing protein, whose amino-acid sequence MSHTFQVTGLHCQSCVRVVTGALTELPSVNAVEIDLDADGASTVRVDGDVTVDQVREALADEDYTVVG is encoded by the coding sequence GTGTCCCACACTTTCCAGGTCACCGGCCTGCACTGCCAGAGCTGTGTGCGGGTGGTCACCGGTGCGCTCACAGAGCTGCCGTCGGTCAATGCCGTCGAGATCGATTTGGACGCCGACGGCGCGTCCACTGTGCGGGTCGACGGCGACGTCACCGTCGACCAGGTGCGCGAGGCACTCGCCGACGAGGACTACACCGTCGTCGGCTGA
- the sigC gene encoding RNA polymerase sigma factor SigC, translating to MAERDDDPVTVLALAAGRGDSAALEAFIKATQRDVWRAVAFLGDPGHADDLTQETFLRALGAIPRFSGRSSARTWLLSIARRVVVDQIRRNQARPRTTSAIDLEQVLDARRSAGRFEDIVEIRMLLDGLDPDRRDALMLTQVLGLSYAEAAEVCGCPVGTIRSRVARAREDLLSATHHDDQVG from the coding sequence GTGGCCGAACGCGACGACGACCCGGTGACCGTGCTGGCACTGGCCGCCGGCCGAGGCGATTCGGCCGCGCTCGAGGCATTCATCAAGGCCACCCAGCGCGACGTGTGGCGCGCCGTCGCTTTCCTCGGTGATCCCGGTCACGCCGACGACCTGACCCAGGAGACATTCCTTCGCGCGCTCGGTGCAATCCCCCGGTTCTCCGGGCGGTCCTCGGCCCGCACCTGGCTGCTGTCGATCGCCCGCCGCGTGGTCGTCGACCAGATCCGCCGCAATCAAGCCCGACCGCGCACCACCTCCGCGATCGACCTCGAGCAGGTACTCGACGCCCGGCGCAGCGCCGGGCGGTTCGAAGACATCGTCGAGATCCGGATGCTGCTCGACGGCTTGGACCCCGACCGGCGCGACGCGCTCATGCTGACCCAGGTGCTGGGGCTGTCCTACGCCGAGGCGGCCGAGGTGTGCGGATGCCCGGTCGGGACCATCCGCTCACGGGTGGCCCGGGCTCGCGAGGATCTGCTCAGCGCCACGCACCATGACGACCAGGTCGGCTGA
- a CDS encoding trimeric intracellular cation channel family protein translates to MNPEPMLWLALDLTGTFVFALNGALTAVRAARLDIVGVVTLGMVTALGGGVIRDVIIGDIPPATFRDWRYFALAIAGGLLAFALSKLLHRLEASITVFDAVGLSVFAVIGTSKAAAFGLGIGPTLLLGVVTAVGGGTIRDILIGQIPTVLRSELYAIPALAAAGLTVAAIQLDVYGLAAALGAAAVCFVIRMLGVRFGLNAPGPLGTNRDDER, encoded by the coding sequence ATGAACCCCGAACCGATGTTGTGGCTCGCGTTGGATCTGACGGGCACGTTCGTGTTCGCGCTCAACGGCGCGCTGACCGCGGTGCGTGCCGCCCGCCTCGACATCGTCGGTGTCGTCACGCTGGGCATGGTGACCGCACTGGGCGGCGGCGTCATCCGCGACGTCATCATCGGCGATATCCCGCCGGCTACTTTTCGCGACTGGCGGTACTTCGCGCTGGCCATCGCCGGTGGTCTGCTGGCGTTCGCGCTCAGCAAGCTGCTGCACCGACTGGAGGCATCGATCACGGTGTTCGACGCCGTGGGGCTGAGCGTGTTCGCCGTGATCGGCACGAGCAAAGCCGCGGCGTTCGGCTTGGGGATCGGACCTACGCTGCTGCTCGGTGTGGTCACCGCCGTTGGGGGCGGCACGATCCGAGACATTCTGATCGGACAGATTCCCACCGTGCTGCGCAGCGAGCTGTATGCGATCCCCGCTCTGGCGGCCGCCGGGCTCACCGTCGCGGCCATCCAACTTGATGTCTACGGGCTGGCGGCCGCCTTGGGGGCCGCGGCGGTCTGCTTCGTCATCCGGATGCTCGGCGTTCGGTTCGGGCTCAACGCGCCGGGTCCGCTGGGCACGAACCGAGACGACGAACGCTGA
- a CDS encoding SGNH/GDSL hydrolase family protein produces the protein MPNLLEVPISVGLLRGACELERTDVGLLPHRLPAWARAQCDDPQLAMAESQAAGCRLVFETRSTEIELEALRTRPAYKGMPMRPDGIYDLLIDGTLTAQASLSGGNVLMKDAAAGTEELIAGASGTIRFTDLPDRHKSVEIWLPHNEITELIALRSDQPVAPSSITRPVWLHHGSSISHGSNALHPTGTWPAVASTGAGVELINLGLGGGALLDPFIARTMRDIPADLISVKIGINIVNADLMRLRAFGPAVHGFLDTIRDGHPATPIVVVSAVHCPIHEHTPGPLAPDFSGGTLAFAATGDPADVAAGKLTLSVIRDELAGIVRRRSETDPNLQYVDGLDLYGPADFAEFPLGDRLHPGPEAHERIGRRFAAIIRDAVAG, from the coding sequence ATGCCCAACCTGTTGGAGGTCCCGATCTCGGTAGGCCTGCTGCGGGGAGCATGCGAACTCGAGCGTACGGACGTCGGTCTGCTGCCGCACCGACTGCCCGCGTGGGCCCGGGCCCAATGCGACGATCCCCAGTTGGCGATGGCCGAATCCCAAGCCGCCGGTTGCCGATTGGTGTTCGAAACCCGGTCTACCGAGATCGAACTCGAAGCGCTACGCACCCGTCCTGCCTACAAGGGCATGCCGATGCGACCCGACGGAATCTATGACCTGCTGATCGATGGGACGCTGACGGCGCAGGCGAGTCTGAGCGGTGGCAACGTGCTGATGAAGGACGCCGCCGCCGGCACCGAGGAGCTCATTGCGGGTGCGTCCGGCACGATTCGCTTCACGGACCTACCTGATCGGCACAAGTCCGTCGAGATCTGGTTGCCGCACAACGAAATCACCGAACTGATCGCACTTCGCAGCGATCAGCCGGTGGCGCCCAGTTCGATCACGCGGCCGGTCTGGCTGCATCACGGCAGCTCCATCAGTCACGGTTCGAACGCGCTGCATCCGACCGGGACCTGGCCGGCGGTGGCTTCCACCGGCGCCGGTGTCGAACTGATCAACCTCGGGCTGGGCGGAGGCGCCCTGCTCGATCCGTTCATCGCGCGCACGATGCGCGACATTCCCGCCGATCTCATCAGCGTCAAGATCGGTATCAACATCGTCAACGCCGACCTGATGCGCCTGCGTGCCTTCGGCCCTGCCGTGCACGGCTTCCTCGACACCATCCGCGACGGGCACCCCGCCACCCCGATCGTCGTCGTCTCCGCCGTGCACTGTCCCATCCACGAACACACGCCGGGACCGCTGGCACCCGACTTCAGCGGGGGAACGCTGGCGTTCGCCGCGACCGGCGACCCGGCCGACGTCGCCGCAGGCAAGCTCACCCTCAGCGTGATTCGCGACGAGCTCGCCGGCATCGTCAGACGACGCTCCGAGACCGACCCGAACCTGCAGTACGTCGATGGGCTAGACCTGTACGGACCGGCAGACTTCGCCGAATTCCCGCTCGGTGACCGGCTACACCCAGGCCCTGAAGCCCACGAACGCATCGGCCGGCGGTTCGCCGCGATCATCCGGGACGCCGTCGCCGGCTGA
- a CDS encoding glucose 1-dehydrogenase codes for MQALTVQPGKADSLAVEEMQEPTAGPDELRVAGLAIGVCGTDREIAAGEYGWAPSGRDRLVLGHESLGRVLSAPKGSHFAEGDLVVGVVRRPDPVPCGACAHGEFDMCRNGRYTERGIKEIDGYGSEFWCVEADYAVKLEDGLADVGMLMEPTTVVAKAWEQVYRIGQRAWFEPRTVLVTGAGPIGLLAAMLGVQHGLEVHVLDRVTTGPKPGIVDALNATYHHDGVQAAIGKIRPDIVIEATGVGSLVFDAMTVTGSYGIVALTGVSPKGRTLTVDPGGLSRDIVLENDAVVGSVNANLRHYQQAAEALGKADPKWLASLITRRIPLSAATQAFTEADDDVKVVITLDDSR; via the coding sequence ATGCAAGCTTTGACAGTGCAGCCCGGCAAAGCCGATTCGCTTGCCGTCGAGGAGATGCAGGAACCCACTGCAGGTCCTGACGAGTTGCGGGTCGCCGGCCTGGCGATCGGGGTGTGCGGAACCGATAGGGAGATCGCTGCCGGCGAATATGGCTGGGCACCGTCCGGGCGTGACCGGCTGGTGCTGGGGCACGAGTCGCTGGGCCGGGTGCTCAGCGCGCCGAAGGGCAGTCACTTCGCCGAAGGCGATCTGGTGGTCGGGGTGGTGCGCCGGCCTGACCCGGTGCCCTGCGGCGCGTGCGCTCACGGTGAGTTCGACATGTGCCGCAACGGTCGGTACACCGAACGAGGTATCAAGGAGATCGACGGATACGGCAGCGAATTCTGGTGTGTGGAAGCCGATTATGCGGTCAAGCTCGAAGATGGTCTTGCCGATGTCGGCATGCTGATGGAGCCGACCACCGTCGTTGCGAAAGCCTGGGAACAGGTGTACCGCATCGGGCAACGAGCCTGGTTCGAGCCGCGCACCGTGCTGGTCACCGGCGCAGGCCCGATCGGGCTGCTGGCCGCAATGCTGGGCGTCCAGCACGGCCTCGAGGTGCATGTGCTCGACCGGGTCACCACCGGGCCCAAACCCGGCATCGTGGATGCCCTGAATGCCACCTATCACCACGACGGTGTCCAGGCTGCGATCGGAAAGATTCGCCCGGACATCGTGATCGAAGCGACCGGGGTGGGTTCACTGGTATTCGACGCGATGACCGTCACCGGCTCCTACGGCATTGTCGCGTTGACCGGGGTGTCCCCGAAGGGCCGCACCCTCACGGTGGATCCGGGCGGCCTCAGTCGCGATATCGTTCTGGAGAACGACGCGGTGGTGGGTTCGGTCAACGCCAACCTGCGCCACTATCAGCAGGCCGCCGAGGCGCTGGGAAAGGCTGACCCGAAGTGGTTGGCCAGCCTGATAACTCGTCGCATACCGCTCAGTGCTGCCACCCAGGCGTTCACCGAGGCCGACGACGACGTGAAGGTCGTCATCACACTCGACGATTCCCGTTAA
- a CDS encoding aromatic ring-hydroxylating dioxygenase subunit alpha has protein sequence MPRFPKPVEGSWTEHYPELGTGPVSYEDSISPEFYELERVAVFKRAWLNVGRVEQIPRTGNYFTKELKVVNTSIIVVRNRDGKVNAFHNICRHRGNKLVWDDDPRAESSGTCRQFVCKYHAWRYDLDGNLTFVQQEEEFFNLDKNRYGLVSVHCDVWEGFIFVNFAPVPEQSLTEFLGPMVTGLSGYPFDKMTSRWTYRSEVKANWKLYLDAFQEFYHAPVLHANQSPTKYSQAAAEAGFEAPHYRIDGPHRLVSTSGVRIWEMDAEMRKPIEDICRSGLFGPWDGPDLGEMPPGLNPAKCNPWGLDSFQLFPNFVILIWGQGWYLTYHYWPTSHNTHIFEGSAYFPQPRSPRERIAQELAAASFKEYGLQDANTLEATQMMVESGYVDRFLLNDQEVLLRHLHKETADWVDEYQRKRAGV, from the coding sequence TTGCCTCGCTTCCCCAAGCCTGTTGAAGGCAGCTGGACCGAGCACTACCCCGAGCTGGGGACCGGTCCGGTGTCCTACGAGGATTCCATCAGCCCGGAGTTCTATGAACTGGAACGCGTTGCGGTGTTCAAACGCGCCTGGCTCAATGTCGGCCGGGTGGAACAGATTCCGCGTACCGGGAACTACTTCACCAAGGAACTCAAGGTCGTCAACACCTCGATCATCGTGGTGCGCAACCGCGACGGCAAGGTCAATGCGTTTCACAACATCTGCCGCCACCGGGGCAACAAGCTGGTTTGGGACGACGATCCGCGCGCGGAGAGTTCCGGGACCTGCCGCCAGTTTGTGTGCAAGTACCACGCCTGGCGTTACGACCTGGACGGCAACCTCACCTTTGTGCAGCAAGAGGAGGAGTTCTTCAACCTGGACAAGAACCGGTACGGCCTGGTGTCGGTGCACTGCGACGTCTGGGAAGGGTTCATCTTCGTCAACTTCGCTCCCGTGCCGGAGCAGTCCCTGACGGAGTTCCTCGGGCCGATGGTCACCGGCCTGTCCGGCTATCCCTTCGACAAGATGACCTCGCGCTGGACCTACCGGTCTGAGGTCAAGGCCAACTGGAAGCTGTACCTGGATGCCTTCCAGGAGTTCTATCACGCACCGGTACTGCATGCGAACCAGTCGCCGACCAAGTACTCGCAAGCCGCGGCCGAGGCCGGTTTCGAGGCGCCGCACTACCGCATCGACGGCCCGCACCGTCTGGTGAGCACGTCGGGCGTGCGTATCTGGGAGATGGACGCCGAGATGCGCAAGCCGATCGAAGACATCTGCCGCAGCGGGCTTTTCGGGCCCTGGGACGGACCGGACCTCGGCGAGATGCCGCCGGGTCTCAACCCCGCCAAGTGCAATCCGTGGGGGCTGGACTCATTCCAGCTGTTCCCGAACTTCGTCATCCTGATCTGGGGGCAGGGCTGGTACCTGACGTATCACTACTGGCCGACATCGCATAACACCCACATCTTCGAGGGCTCGGCGTACTTCCCCCAGCCGCGCAGTCCGCGCGAGCGCATCGCGCAGGAACTGGCGGCGGCCTCGTTCAAGGAGTACGGCCTGCAGGACGCGAATACCCTTGAGGCCACCCAGATGATGGTCGAGTCGGGTTACGTCGACAGGTTCCTCCTCAACGACCAGGAGGTGCTCTTGCGACACCTGCACAAGGAGACGGCCGACTGGGTAGACGAGTACCAGCGCAAGAGAGCCGGGGTGTGA
- a CDS encoding class I SAM-dependent methyltransferase, whose product MDTGPEQDHSSDRALKAKHRALWASGDYPSVAAELVAGLGPELVSAVGVRPGQRVLDVAAGSGNASIPAAEAGANVTASDLTPELFDAGRRIAAARGVELEWVEADAEALPFDDNGFDVVLSCLGAMFAPHHQAAADELVRVCRPGGTIAMINWTPQGFIGQLFATMKPYAAPPPPGASPAPLWGDEDHVRELFGDNVADLTLQRRTILMEHRPGPLEFREYWKRNYGPTIAVYAFNEDRPEQLAALDRDFLAFLESWNQSTEPGRTAYTAEYLLVTAVKR is encoded by the coding sequence ATGGATACTGGACCAGAACAGGACCATTCGTCGGATCGCGCGCTCAAGGCCAAGCACCGGGCGCTGTGGGCGTCGGGGGACTATCCGTCGGTGGCCGCGGAGCTGGTCGCCGGACTGGGGCCGGAGCTGGTCAGTGCTGTGGGCGTCCGGCCGGGCCAGCGGGTTCTCGACGTAGCCGCCGGCTCCGGCAATGCGTCGATCCCCGCCGCCGAGGCAGGTGCGAACGTGACGGCCAGTGACCTCACGCCCGAGTTGTTCGACGCCGGGCGCCGGATCGCCGCCGCCCGCGGTGTCGAGCTTGAGTGGGTCGAGGCCGATGCCGAAGCACTTCCGTTCGACGACAACGGCTTCGACGTCGTGCTGTCCTGTCTGGGGGCGATGTTCGCGCCGCACCATCAGGCCGCTGCCGACGAGCTGGTGCGGGTGTGCCGCCCGGGCGGGACGATCGCGATGATCAACTGGACGCCGCAGGGCTTCATCGGCCAGCTGTTCGCGACGATGAAACCGTACGCCGCACCGCCACCTCCCGGCGCGTCTCCGGCGCCCCTGTGGGGCGATGAGGACCATGTGCGAGAGTTGTTCGGCGACAACGTCGCCGACCTCACCCTGCAGCGCCGGACCATCCTGATGGAGCACCGCCCCGGGCCGCTGGAATTCCGCGAGTACTGGAAGCGCAACTACGGCCCGACCATCGCCGTCTACGCATTCAACGAGGACCGGCCCGAGCAGCTGGCCGCGTTGGACCGGGACTTCCTGGCGTTCCTGGAGTCGTGGAACCAATCGACCGAGCCGGGGCGCACGGCGTACACGGCCGAGTATCTGCTGGTGACCGCGGTCAAGCGTTAA
- a CDS encoding amidohydrolase — protein MAQSSGADPMARGEALVLDGLDDIRQWQEDLYRDLHEHPELSHQEHRTAGLVAGMLRECGYEVHEGIGGTGVVGIIRSGTGPTVLMRADMDALPVEEVTGLAYASKVHATDDSGKDVPVMHACGHDIHVTCLLGAATLLAQGTHHWRGTVVAVFQPAEEVGDGARGMIDDGLREAIPAVDVALAQHVLPLPAGMVGTHRGPFLSAADSMRVTVYGRGAHGSMPQAAVDPVVLAAMIVIRLQTIVSREIAPADTVVLTVGSIRAGTKSNVIGDHAVLELNLRTYDESTRAAVLNAIRRIVVAECQASDSPREPEFELYDSFPLTVNDNEVTDRVNDAFARHFGEHLQPMPQGSASEDFSDIPNALGVPYTYWGIGGIDEQQYRTAAGAGRVSQDIPVNHSPAFAPVIQPTLDTGTQALVVAALAWLS, from the coding sequence ATGGCGCAGAGCTCAGGGGCAGATCCGATGGCTCGCGGCGAGGCCCTCGTCCTCGACGGCCTCGACGATATCCGTCAGTGGCAGGAGGACTTGTATCGGGACCTGCACGAGCATCCGGAACTCTCTCACCAAGAACACCGCACCGCCGGCCTGGTGGCGGGCATGCTGCGCGAGTGCGGCTACGAGGTGCACGAGGGTATCGGCGGCACGGGGGTGGTCGGCATCATCCGCTCCGGCACCGGTCCGACGGTCTTGATGCGTGCCGACATGGACGCCTTGCCCGTCGAGGAGGTAACCGGTCTGGCCTACGCCAGTAAAGTGCACGCCACTGACGACTCCGGCAAAGACGTTCCGGTGATGCACGCCTGCGGACACGACATTCACGTCACCTGCCTGCTCGGCGCCGCCACATTGCTCGCCCAAGGGACCCACCACTGGCGGGGCACGGTCGTCGCCGTGTTCCAACCGGCTGAAGAAGTCGGTGATGGCGCCCGAGGAATGATCGATGACGGCCTGCGCGAGGCTATTCCGGCCGTCGACGTCGCCCTGGCGCAACATGTGCTTCCGCTACCGGCGGGCATGGTCGGAACGCACCGTGGTCCGTTCCTGTCAGCGGCCGACAGCATGCGCGTCACGGTCTACGGCCGCGGCGCGCACGGCTCGATGCCTCAGGCGGCGGTGGACCCGGTGGTCCTCGCCGCGATGATCGTGATCCGCTTGCAAACGATCGTTTCTCGAGAGATTGCTCCGGCCGACACCGTCGTTCTGACCGTCGGCAGTATTCGAGCCGGCACCAAGAGCAACGTGATAGGCGATCACGCCGTCCTCGAACTCAATCTGCGCACGTATGACGAATCCACGCGCGCCGCGGTACTCAACGCGATACGCCGCATCGTCGTGGCCGAGTGCCAGGCGTCCGATTCGCCCAGAGAGCCGGAGTTCGAGCTCTACGACTCGTTTCCCCTGACCGTCAACGACAATGAAGTAACCGACCGTGTGAATGACGCCTTCGCGCGACATTTCGGCGAACACCTTCAACCCATGCCGCAGGGGTCAGCCAGCGAGGATTTCAGTGACATCCCCAACGCCCTCGGCGTCCCCTACACCTACTGGGGTATCGGCGGGATCGACGAGCAGCAGTACCGAACGGCCGCCGGCGCGGGACGGGTCAGCCAAGACATCCCCGTCAACCACTCGCCCGCCTTCGCTCCGGTCATCCAGCCGACCCTGGACACCGGCACCCAAGCCCTCGTGGTGGCGGCGCTGGCCTGGCTGTCCTGA
- a CDS encoding cation-translocating P-type ATPase, giving the protein MTMSVVGGEAASGVADVAHRIELDVSGMSCAACAARVETKLNKIAGVRASVNFATRVASVDALESVAADDLCEVIRKVGYDAAPRSASTTEPADPDDKLARNLLRRLAVAAVLFVPLADLSVMFAVVPSTRFAGWGWLLTALATPIVTWAAWPFHRVALRNARRGTASMETLISVGVTAATLWSLYTIFIRHHNGRSDGIWQALLRSDAIYLEVAAGVTVFILAGRYFEARAKSRAGSALRALAALSAKNVSVVLADGSEMVLPADELKEQQKFVVRPGETIAADGLVVDGDAAIDMSAMTGEATPSRAHPGGQVIGGTVVLDGRLVVEAAAVGADTQFAGMVRLVEEAQAQKADAQRLADRISGVFVPVVFLIAALTAAGWLLAGADADRVFSAALAVLVIACPCALGLATPTAMMVASGRGAQLGIFLKGYRALEAIRAVDTVVFDKTGTLTTGRLAVTEVTVADDGQRDEVLSLAAAVEVASEHAVAVAITAAVVGHRPVEEFRAHPGRGVTGTVSGHRVMVGRPSWVARQADVCDRVQSARRAGEARGETVVFVAVDERVLGAIAVADTVKESAADAVITLRRRGLRTVLLTGDNAAAAGAVAAQVGIDEVIAEVLPEGKVDVIEQLREQGRVVAMVGDGINDGPALASADLGLAIGRGTDVAIGAADIILVRDDLDIVPQALDLAHATMRTIRTNLFWAFGYNVAAIPIAAAGLLNPLIAGAAMAFSSFFVVSNSLRLRNFDAR; this is encoded by the coding sequence ATGACGATGTCGGTCGTGGGCGGCGAAGCCGCCAGCGGCGTGGCTGACGTCGCGCATCGCATCGAACTGGACGTCTCGGGGATGTCGTGCGCGGCGTGCGCCGCCCGGGTCGAGACCAAACTCAACAAGATCGCCGGGGTGCGCGCCTCGGTCAACTTCGCCACCCGGGTGGCCAGCGTCGATGCCCTCGAATCGGTAGCCGCCGACGACCTGTGCGAGGTGATCCGCAAGGTCGGGTACGACGCGGCTCCGCGCTCGGCGTCGACGACCGAACCCGCCGACCCCGACGACAAGCTGGCCCGTAACCTGCTGCGCCGGTTGGCCGTCGCCGCGGTGCTGTTCGTGCCGCTGGCCGACCTGTCGGTGATGTTCGCGGTGGTGCCCAGCACCCGTTTCGCCGGCTGGGGCTGGCTGCTGACCGCGCTGGCGACACCGATCGTCACCTGGGCGGCCTGGCCGTTCCACCGGGTCGCTCTGCGCAACGCCCGCCGCGGCACCGCCTCCATGGAGACGCTGATCTCGGTCGGGGTCACTGCGGCCACGCTGTGGTCGCTGTACACGATCTTCATCCGCCACCACAACGGCCGCAGTGACGGTATCTGGCAGGCGCTGCTGCGCAGCGACGCCATTTATCTGGAGGTGGCCGCCGGCGTCACCGTCTTCATCCTGGCCGGCCGGTACTTCGAGGCGCGGGCCAAGTCGCGCGCCGGTAGTGCGCTGCGTGCGCTGGCGGCGCTGAGCGCCAAAAACGTATCGGTGGTGTTGGCCGATGGCAGTGAAATGGTGCTGCCGGCCGACGAACTCAAAGAACAGCAGAAATTCGTGGTGCGCCCCGGCGAGACCATCGCCGCCGACGGCCTCGTCGTCGACGGGGACGCGGCGATCGACATGAGCGCGATGACCGGCGAGGCCACCCCGTCGCGAGCCCATCCCGGTGGGCAGGTGATCGGCGGGACCGTGGTGCTCGACGGCAGGCTCGTCGTTGAGGCCGCCGCGGTGGGCGCCGACACCCAGTTCGCCGGGATGGTGCGGCTGGTCGAAGAAGCGCAAGCGCAGAAGGCCGACGCCCAACGGCTCGCCGACCGGATCTCCGGTGTGTTCGTGCCGGTGGTGTTCCTGATCGCGGCTCTGACCGCCGCCGGCTGGCTGTTGGCCGGAGCCGACGCCGACCGGGTGTTTTCGGCGGCGCTGGCGGTGTTGGTGATCGCCTGCCCCTGTGCGCTGGGATTGGCGACTCCGACGGCGATGATGGTGGCGTCTGGCCGCGGCGCGCAGCTCGGCATCTTCCTGAAGGGCTACCGGGCACTCGAGGCCATCCGCGCGGTGGACACCGTGGTGTTCGACAAGACCGGCACGCTGACGACGGGGCGGCTGGCGGTCACCGAGGTGACCGTCGCCGACGATGGGCAGCGCGACGAGGTTCTGAGTTTGGCCGCAGCCGTCGAAGTGGCCTCTGAACACGCTGTGGCAGTGGCCATCACGGCCGCCGTGGTCGGGCACCGGCCGGTTGAGGAGTTCCGTGCTCATCCGGGCCGCGGCGTCACCGGAACGGTGTCGGGACACCGGGTGATGGTGGGACGTCCGTCGTGGGTCGCACGGCAGGCCGACGTATGCGATCGGGTGCAGTCGGCCCGGCGAGCGGGTGAAGCACGTGGGGAGACAGTGGTATTCGTCGCGGTGGACGAACGGGTGCTCGGGGCGATCGCGGTCGCCGACACGGTCAAGGAATCCGCCGCCGACGCCGTGATCACCCTGCGCCGCAGGGGGTTACGCACGGTGCTGCTCACCGGCGACAACGCCGCTGCCGCCGGTGCGGTGGCGGCACAGGTCGGCATCGACGAGGTGATCGCCGAGGTACTGCCCGAAGGCAAGGTCGATGTCATCGAACAACTGCGCGAGCAGGGCCGGGTGGTCGCCATGGTCGGTGACGGCATCAACGATGGCCCCGCGCTGGCCTCTGCGGATCTGGGCCTGGCGATCGGGCGCGGCACCGACGTCGCGATCGGTGCCGCCGACATCATTCTGGTGCGCGACGACCTCGACATCGTCCCCCAGGCACTCGACCTGGCCCACGCGACAATGCGCACCATCCGTACCAATCTGTTCTGGGCATTCGGTTACAACGTGGCGGCCATCCCGATCGCCGCGGCTGGATTGCTCAACCCGCTGATCGCCGGTGCGGCGATGGCGTTCTCGTCGTTCTTCGTCGTCTCGAACAGCCTGCGGCTGCGCAACTTCGACGCCCGGTAG
- a CDS encoding sodium:calcium antiporter, giving the protein MTSLSSLALVAIFIACAAVIWVAGVKLSQTTDVLSQRWHLGSALGGVILLAIATNLPEIAITASAALSRHVDVAVGNILGGIAIQTVVLAALDGAGTRPRKPLTYLAASLTLVLEAGLVVALLVIVVMSTQLPGSLIAWRLTPGAVLIVVVWAIGLFLIRRAGHGLPWHEAGHAPDSQDKAPGHSTVTNEKTATQKGVSTGRAVAVFTAAAGATLVAGVLIERSGEEVFGRWGMSGVLFGATVLAAATSLPELSTGLASTRMGDYKLAMSDIFGGNAFLPVLFLLATLLSGSAVLPAAHHTDIYLTALGGLLTVVYMAGLIFRPQRQWLRMGLDSIVVVVLYIVGVIGLAFISG; this is encoded by the coding sequence ATGACGTCACTGTCTTCACTGGCGCTGGTCGCGATCTTCATCGCGTGTGCTGCCGTCATTTGGGTCGCCGGGGTCAAGCTGTCCCAGACGACCGATGTGTTGTCGCAACGCTGGCATCTCGGTTCGGCACTCGGCGGGGTCATCTTGCTGGCGATCGCGACCAACCTGCCGGAGATCGCCATCACGGCCAGCGCCGCACTGTCTCGTCACGTCGATGTGGCGGTGGGCAACATCCTCGGCGGTATTGCGATCCAGACCGTGGTGCTGGCCGCTCTCGACGGCGCCGGCACGCGCCCACGTAAACCACTGACCTACCTGGCGGCATCGCTGACCCTGGTGCTGGAGGCCGGGCTGGTGGTGGCGCTTCTGGTGATCGTGGTGATGTCCACTCAACTGCCGGGTTCGCTGATCGCCTGGCGGCTGACTCCCGGCGCGGTGCTGATCGTCGTCGTGTGGGCCATCGGGTTGTTCCTGATCCGCCGTGCCGGACATGGACTTCCATGGCACGAAGCCGGTCACGCGCCGGACAGCCAGGACAAGGCGCCCGGGCACTCCACAGTCACCAATGAGAAGACCGCCACGCAGAAAGGCGTCAGCACCGGCCGCGCCGTCGCGGTGTTCACCGCCGCGGCCGGTGCCACGCTGGTCGCCGGTGTTCTCATCGAACGCAGCGGCGAGGAAGTGTTCGGCCGCTGGGGAATGTCGGGGGTACTGTTCGGCGCCACTGTGCTGGCAGCCGCCACCTCGTTGCCCGAGCTGTCGACGGGCTTGGCGTCGACCCGCATGGGCGACTACAAGCTGGCGATGAGCGACATCTTCGGCGGCAACGCATTTCTGCCCGTGCTCTTCCTGCTCGCCACCCTGCTGTCCGGTTCAGCGGTGCTGCCGGCAGCCCATCACACCGACATCTACCTGACCGCTCTGGGCGGCCTGCTCACCGTGGTGTACATGGCGGGACTGATCTTCCGCCCGCAGCGGCAATGGCTGCGGATGGGACTGGATTCCATCGTCGTGGTCGTGCTGTACATCGTCGGCGTGATCGGGTTGGCGTTCATCAGCGGGTAA